Proteins from a single region of Paraflavitalea devenefica:
- a CDS encoding outer membrane beta-barrel protein, protein MTALHRLTKTYLCILALLSLALTVHAQKNALKGTVIDTAEKKKLHYAIVGLIDKADSTLYRAIRTDAEGMFELVKIPAGRYTLMVSYPKMADFLQDLTVTDTSKINLGDVPMVTEAKLLEEVVVRAGVPIRMRGDTLEYTADSFALKPNQTVEELLKRLPGIQVERNGKIIAQGQEVKKVLVDGDEFFSDDPGLALKYLQAGAVDKVQVFDQKSEQAEFTGIDDGTRNKTINLKLKKNKKNGYFGKLSAGADGKDYYQHEAMGALFSGTQKISVFGMAAKTGKAGLSHEDMSKYVSQDYEVINDGTGGITYYTNNGEYENDTYYGNGLPSILYGGAHFSDKWNGDKQKLFANYRINETKANGWSNSNNTNILPDGSGFFNKNDSRESSYSFNQKASGSLAIKLDSFATLKITANGGFGENNNYNWSNSGSNNEKGFRVNSSEQSNKSLSENRRFGSNITYQRKFRKEGRTLSLTFQQDYSRRLSDAYAFSAINYYDPASGSFKNADTLDQLQQTLMPLESYAAKGVYTEKFGKAVSISVEYGWKTAQSANVFNTFNNLNGKYEARVDSLSNDYDFTVNTHITGATVGWATKKISISAGSKVFITNLDQVNNDLKDVTNRRFINVAPQVNLTFKLPKNASLTAGYSGQTVQPSIEQLQPLRRTNNRLYVQVGNPDLKPAFQHSANLYFSKYNWVKGTSFYGNFYFHYTDNAMTMQSTTDAQNSTVSQYINLDGVANLNGYMGYNWEYKKLHLRPGISASIGKGGGNFMQNGQKIRNESIYSSVRVSATHDWKEVMTTSYSASVNYNVGWSNVATNKTNRTISHTHSLDNTFFLPWKIELVSDCNFNFQPKNSSFNSSINNVQWNAHVQKKFLKNEQGIVKFSVNDILNNNNGYRRGVSGNNVYESNRLVLKRYWLLTVAWNFMKSL, encoded by the coding sequence ATGACGGCTCTACACCGCCTAACCAAAACGTACCTGTGTATACTGGCATTGCTGTCTCTGGCCCTGACTGTACACGCACAAAAGAATGCTCTCAAGGGAACTGTTATTGACACCGCCGAAAAGAAGAAGCTCCATTATGCTATTGTAGGTTTGATTGATAAGGCCGACAGCACGCTGTACCGCGCTATCCGGACGGATGCAGAAGGGATGTTTGAGCTGGTCAAGATACCGGCCGGGCGTTATACCCTGATGGTCTCTTATCCCAAGATGGCTGATTTCCTGCAAGACCTTACTGTTACCGACACTTCCAAGATCAACCTGGGCGATGTACCGATGGTGACGGAAGCCAAACTGCTGGAAGAAGTGGTGGTGCGGGCCGGTGTACCCATCCGTATGCGGGGCGATACACTCGAATATACGGCTGATAGTTTTGCCCTGAAGCCCAATCAAACGGTGGAAGAGTTGCTGAAACGCCTGCCGGGCATACAGGTGGAACGGAATGGCAAGATCATCGCACAGGGGCAGGAAGTGAAGAAGGTATTGGTGGATGGCGACGAGTTTTTTTCCGACGATCCCGGGCTGGCCCTGAAGTACCTGCAGGCAGGAGCGGTGGATAAGGTGCAGGTATTTGACCAGAAAAGCGAGCAGGCCGAATTTACCGGCATAGATGATGGCACCCGTAATAAAACGATCAACCTGAAGCTGAAGAAGAATAAGAAGAACGGTTATTTTGGAAAGCTGTCGGCAGGTGCCGATGGTAAGGACTATTACCAGCATGAGGCTATGGGCGCTTTGTTTAGCGGAACACAAAAGATATCTGTTTTTGGTATGGCGGCCAAAACAGGCAAGGCGGGGCTGTCCCATGAAGATATGAGCAAGTATGTTTCGCAGGATTATGAAGTGATCAATGATGGTACCGGTGGCATTACTTATTATACCAATAATGGTGAATATGAGAATGATACCTACTACGGCAATGGCTTACCATCCATATTGTATGGCGGGGCGCATTTCTCGGATAAATGGAATGGCGATAAGCAAAAGCTGTTTGCCAATTACCGGATTAACGAGACAAAGGCCAATGGCTGGAGTAATTCGAACAACACGAATATTTTACCTGATGGCAGTGGTTTTTTCAATAAAAATGACAGCCGGGAAAGTTCTTACAGTTTTAACCAAAAGGCCAGCGGCAGCCTGGCCATCAAGCTTGATTCATTTGCCACGTTGAAGATCACTGCCAACGGGGGCTTTGGTGAAAATAATAATTATAACTGGTCCAATTCCGGATCAAACAATGAAAAAGGGTTCCGTGTCAATAGCAGCGAGCAATCCAATAAGAGCCTGTCGGAAAACAGGCGCTTTGGCAGCAATATCACTTACCAGCGGAAATTCAGGAAGGAGGGAAGAACGCTTTCGCTGACGTTTCAACAGGATTACAGCAGGCGGCTTTCGGATGCGTATGCTTTTTCGGCGATCAATTATTATGATCCTGCTTCCGGTAGTTTTAAGAATGCGGATACACTCGACCAACTTCAGCAAACGTTGATGCCCCTGGAGTCGTATGCTGCCAAGGGCGTTTATACGGAGAAGTTTGGTAAAGCGGTGAGCATTTCGGTGGAATATGGCTGGAAAACAGCGCAATCGGCCAATGTATTCAATACATTCAATAACCTGAACGGGAAGTATGAAGCGCGTGTTGACAGCCTCAGCAATGATTATGACTTTACAGTGAATACCCATATTACCGGCGCTACTGTTGGCTGGGCTACGAAGAAGATCAGTATTTCGGCCGGGAGCAAGGTATTTATCACCAACCTGGACCAGGTAAATAATGATCTGAAAGACGTCACCAACCGGCGCTTTATCAATGTGGCCCCACAGGTGAACCTGACCTTTAAACTGCCCAAGAATGCCAGCTTAACCGCAGGTTACTCCGGACAAACCGTGCAGCCTTCCATAGAGCAATTGCAACCCCTGCGCAGAACAAATAATCGCTTATATGTGCAGGTGGGTAATCCTGACCTGAAACCGGCTTTCCAGCATTCGGCCAACTTGTATTTCAGTAAGTATAACTGGGTGAAAGGAACCTCTTTTTATGGTAATTTTTATTTCCACTATACTGATAATGCCATGACCATGCAAAGCACTACAGATGCGCAGAACAGTACGGTAAGCCAGTATATTAACCTGGACGGGGTGGCCAATCTCAATGGTTATATGGGGTATAATTGGGAATATAAGAAGCTTCACCTGCGGCCTGGCATTTCTGCCAGTATTGGTAAGGGAGGCGGTAATTTTATGCAGAACGGGCAAAAGATCAGGAATGAGTCTATATACTCCAGTGTGCGTGTTTCGGCCACGCACGATTGGAAGGAGGTGATGACCACGTCTTATTCAGCTTCTGTTAATTATAACGTGGGCTGGTCTAATGTTGCCACGAATAAAACAAACCGCACGATCTCACATACGCATAGCCTGGACAATACTTTTTTCTTACCGTGGAAAATAGAACTGGTGTCGGATTGTAATTTCAATTTTCAGCCAAAGAACAGCTCTTTTAATTCGAGCATTAATAATGTGCAGTGGAATGCGCATGTGCAGAAGAAGTTCCTGAAGAATGAGCAGGGTATTGTTAAGTTTTCGGTGAATGATATCCTGAATAATAACAATGGTTATCGTCGCGGTGTTTCGGGCAATAATGTGTATGAGTCCAACCGGCTTGTATTGAAGCGGTACTGGCTGCTGACGGTAGCCTGGAATTTTATGAAGAGTTTATAG
- a CDS encoding PorP/SprF family type IX secretion system membrane protein — protein sequence MNRLMSCLCGVMLCLCVQAQQKPHYTQYILNQYILNPAVTGIENYIDVKASHRHQWVGFDGAPVTTYFTIHGPIGKKDFRTSATSYRVPGENPRGRSYWENYEAAEPHHGIGLQVINDRTGPLNHFSAYATYAYHIGISARTSLAAGFGAGFTNLSLNTNKVFLGIQAPVDPAVYMSGEINNFKPDFNAGLYLYSADYFVGLSAQQLIPQKVSFSNSSVVSKDGKFVPHLFATAGYRFLLDDDFNLIPSTMVKYINPLPVQVDLNMKLQYQDLAWVGVSYRTGEGFAGMLGMNISNTLNVGYAYDYTTSNLNTVSKGTHEIMIGFLIGNKYGDWCPKNVW from the coding sequence ATGAATAGATTAATGTCCTGCTTATGTGGAGTAATGCTGTGTTTATGTGTACAGGCACAACAGAAACCGCATTATACGCAGTATATACTGAACCAATATATACTGAACCCTGCTGTTACCGGCATTGAGAATTATATTGATGTGAAGGCCAGCCACCGGCATCAATGGGTAGGCTTTGATGGTGCGCCGGTTACTACTTATTTTACTATTCATGGGCCTATTGGTAAGAAAGATTTTCGTACTTCGGCTACCTCTTACCGGGTTCCCGGCGAAAATCCCCGTGGCAGGAGCTACTGGGAGAATTATGAAGCAGCAGAACCCCATCATGGTATCGGACTGCAGGTGATCAATGACCGTACGGGGCCACTCAATCATTTCTCCGCTTATGCTACGTATGCTTATCATATTGGCATCAGCGCCCGAACCAGCCTGGCGGCAGGCTTTGGCGCCGGGTTTACCAATTTAAGCCTCAATACAAATAAAGTATTCCTGGGTATACAGGCCCCCGTTGACCCCGCTGTTTATATGAGTGGTGAGATCAATAATTTTAAACCGGATTTCAATGCCGGTCTGTATCTCTATTCTGCCGACTATTTTGTTGGTTTATCAGCCCAGCAGCTCATTCCGCAGAAGGTGAGTTTTTCCAACAGCAGCGTGGTGTCGAAGGATGGCAAGTTTGTGCCCCACCTGTTTGCTACTGCCGGGTACCGTTTTTTACTGGATGATGATTTTAACCTGATCCCTTCCACGATGGTAAAGTATATTAATCCTTTGCCGGTACAGGTTGATCTGAATATGAAGCTACAGTACCAGGACCTGGCCTGGGTGGGCGTTTCGTACCGGACAGGAGAGGGCTTTGCCGGTATGCTGGGCATGAATATTTCCAATACCCTGAATGTGGGGTATGCGTATGATTATACTACTTCCAACCTCAATACAGTAAGTAAGGGCACGCACGAAATTATGATCGGCTTCCTCATTGGCAATAAATACGGCGACTGGTGCCCGAAGAATGTGTGGTGA